A window of the Candidatus Poseidoniia archaeon genome harbors these coding sequences:
- a CDS encoding Dna2/Cas4 domain-containing protein, translating to MSKEVISASEMERYGYCPLSWWLGRTGVDAEGSEVASGLEKHQEIGDSLKTLLHEEHKSRETSSTLLAVVLYIGILVLVALFILWRIGSNEGEIMLIVSLFFMLGASFLLYRLLQSTERVDKLRDDYKLGEGEIEAPDDMTAKAPVLKSEKHNLAGRPDYILHEDGVRIPVEVKTGRRPRAPFFSHVLQAGAYCLLVEEMYGKSPPGGQLRYGLETEPHTVEWEPKLKAIVLEKLEEMNDALAGQSEVHRNHNRPGKCQNCSRRRGCPERLDKPPAGTNT from the coding sequence ATGAGCAAGGAAGTCATCTCGGCCTCCGAGATGGAGCGGTATGGATACTGCCCCCTCTCGTGGTGGCTGGGCCGCACTGGCGTCGACGCCGAAGGCAGCGAAGTCGCGAGTGGCCTTGAGAAACATCAGGAAATCGGCGACTCGCTCAAGACGCTGCTCCATGAGGAGCACAAGTCGCGCGAGACCTCAAGCACGCTGCTGGCGGTCGTACTCTACATCGGGATACTGGTGCTGGTGGCGCTCTTCATCCTGTGGCGCATTGGCTCCAACGAGGGCGAAATCATGTTAATCGTGAGCCTGTTTTTCATGTTGGGCGCATCGTTCCTGCTCTACCGGCTGCTGCAGTCGACCGAGCGTGTCGACAAACTGCGCGACGATTACAAGCTGGGCGAGGGCGAAATCGAGGCGCCGGACGATATGACTGCGAAAGCACCGGTCCTCAAGTCGGAGAAACACAACCTCGCGGGGAGACCTGACTACATCCTGCACGAGGACGGCGTGCGCATCCCGGTCGAGGTCAAGACCGGCCGCCGTCCGCGGGCGCCTTTCTTCAGCCACGTGCTGCAGGCGGGCGCCTACTGCCTGCTGGTCGAGGAAATGTACGGCAAGTCCCCGCCCGGCGGGCAGCTGCGCTATGGCCTCGAGACCGAGCCGCACACGGTCGAGTGGGAGCCGAAGCTGAAGGCCATTGTGCTCGAGAAGCTGGAAGAGATGAACGACGCGCTGGCGGGACAGAGTGAGGTTCACCGCAACCACAACCGCCCTGGCAAGTGCCAGAACTGCTCGCGCCGCAGGGGCTGCCCGGAGCGGCTCGACAAGCCGCCGGCGGGCACCAACACTTAA
- a CDS encoding nucleoside-triphosphatase has product MIPVKLAISGQPGTGKTGMVLKIAGMVSDRFSIGGFTTHAVEEDGVMIGIMLRDYITGEEELAASVRWDVKPRVPGRTPEATPLGIRLDTVKRIAAGSVLRAIEENDLILIDEVGKLVSESKEFAEALDDALECGKPMLITMHKRSRNPLLQSIRKRDDLRTLEVTRINSGLLPSKAVRILKTGMV; this is encoded by the coding sequence ATGATTCCAGTCAAACTTGCTATTTCAGGACAGCCGGGCACCGGCAAGACCGGGATGGTACTGAAAATCGCCGGGATGGTGAGCGATCGCTTCAGCATTGGCGGCTTCACTACCCACGCTGTCGAGGAAGATGGCGTGATGATTGGCATCATGCTGCGCGACTACATTACCGGCGAAGAGGAGCTGGCTGCCTCGGTGCGCTGGGACGTCAAGCCGCGCGTGCCGGGACGCACCCCGGAGGCGACGCCGCTCGGCATCCGGCTCGACACGGTCAAGCGCATCGCCGCCGGCTCGGTGCTGCGCGCTATCGAGGAGAACGACCTGATTCTCATCGACGAAGTCGGCAAGCTGGTTTCGGAGTCGAAGGAATTTGCCGAGGCGCTGGACGACGCGCTCGAGTGCGGCAAGCCGATGCTGATTACGATGCACAAGCGGTCGCGCAACCCGCTGCTACAGTCCATCCGCAAGCGGGACGACCTGCGCACGCTTGAGGTGACGCGCATCAACTCCGGCCTGCTGCCGTCGAAAGCGGTGCGCATCCTCAAGACCGGAATGGTGTGA
- a CDS encoding DNA-directed RNA polymerase subunit L: MEVTQVSKSKNELEIKVHGANETLLGPLLNRTLADPQVDYASYYMGHILLDDPRFYVRTKKGAPKAAIDRAMESVLADIAAIQDQLAKEA; encoded by the coding sequence ATGGAAGTCACGCAGGTCAGCAAGTCGAAAAACGAGCTGGAAATCAAGGTCCACGGCGCCAACGAGACGCTGCTGGGGCCACTGCTCAATCGCACGCTGGCAGACCCGCAGGTGGACTACGCTTCCTACTACATGGGGCACATCCTGCTGGACGACCCCCGTTTCTACGTCCGGACCAAGAAAGGCGCCCCGAAGGCAGCCATCGACCGTGCGATGGAATCCGTCCTCGCCGACATCGCCGCTATCCAGGACCAGCTCGCCAAAGAGGCATGA